Within the Clostridium scatologenes genome, the region ATTCAAGCGTAAATTTTGATTCAAAGCAAAATTTTCTTAATTATCAATCTAAATATATTTTAGTATTTTTATTTTTTAAAATTTTTTATTTTCAAAAATGAAATGTATTTATTATAAAAAAAAGAAAGTAAAACTTAATTTCACTTCTTTTTTAGGTTAAACAGGATATTAATCATTCCTATTTTTTACCCATTCAATAAACTTTTTTCCCTTTACAGTAATCTCACTACCTTTTCTCCCTACACTAGAAGTTACTAAATTTAATCTATTTAGTATGGTTAATATTCTCCTTACCTCTGCTTCTGTAACTGATATGTATCTTTCCTTTAAGATAACTTCAATATTTTTTCTTCCAACTCCCTCATTTAAATAATTTTTTTCTTCTATTATTTTGATAATTTCAACAGTATTATTTAAACTGCATTTATTGTTTATGATCTGGAATTCTTTTTCAAAATCCATGCTTTTATTTAAAATATAAAAAGGTAAATTGTCCAAATTCACTGTACCATCACTCATAAGTTCTATATATGCTGATACATTTTGAAGTTCTCTAACATTACCAGGCCACCTATAATTCAATAGAATATTTTTTACTTCATCAGAAATTTTAAGTTCTTTTCTTATTATAAAATCTTTCATTGTACTTATAATATCATCTTTTCTTTCTCTAAGAGGAGGTATATTTATTGGAAGCACATTAAGCCTATAAAACAAGTCTTCTCTAAATTTTCCCTGTTGTACCATTTCCATAAGCTTTCTATTAGTAGCAGATATAACTCTAACATTTATATCTATAACACTTTGAGATCCTATTCTCATTACTTGTCTTTCTTGAAGAACTCTGAGAATTCTAGCCTGAAGTGGCAATGGCATATCTCCAATTTCATCTAAAAAAATAGTACCATTATTAGCTTGTTCAAATAAGCCTATTTTTCCTTCTTTTAACGCTCCTGTAAAAGACCCACCTTCATATCCAAAAAGCTCACTTTCCAAAAGATTCTCTGGAAGTGCTGCACAATTTATAGCTACAAAAGGTTGTTTAGCTCTAGGTGATGCATTATGTATTGATTGAGCTAATAATTCTTTTCCAGTACCACTTTCTCCTATAATTAGCGCTGTAAGATCTGAAGATGCAATTTTTCTAGCTAAACTAATACACTCCTTCATTCTAATAGAACAAGTTTTTATATAATCAAAATTATATTTAGCTATTAAACCTTTATTTCTAAGCTTTTTACTTAAATTTTGTTCCAATTGTTTAATATATGTAACTTCCTGTAAATTGAAACAAAACCCTATGTTTTCTGACAATGATTGTACTACTTGCTTATTAGCATTTATTTTTTTACCTCTATATTCTAAAATTTCATCTTTTAAACTCTCACATCTAAATGCATCTACAATATTTGTATCTAAAACTGAGTCTATTTTTTTACCTTTAACATCTTCATATATGTTAAAGATATTTTTAAAAGCATTGTTGCAAAATACAATAATTTCTTCATTATTTATAAGTAGTACTCCTTCTTTAGATATATTTAATACCATATCCAACTCTTGCCTTTTTACAAATAATTCCTTATAGTTTTCTTTTATTCCTGCATTTAAATTTATTAAATTGTCTGAATATTTTATGAGTCTTTCACTTACATTTTTATCTTCTATATTAAGCTTATTCATTATTTTTAAAAAAGTAGATATATCTATATGCCTATTTCCTACATTAATTATGGTATTTATATAGTCTGGTACATATTTTTCTTCATCTGGAGTTACAGCTATCTTTATATCTTCATAATTTTTATCCTCTTCATAAGGAATAAGTTCTAAATCATTTACACCTATATGATGAAGTGAAGATGCCATTTCTAATGTAGTTTCTCTATCATCATTTACTACTAATACTTTTGTATTCTTTGGCAGAGTAAATATTTTATAAATTTCACTACCTTTTAACGTTCTTTCTATTACTATTATATTTTCTTTATTTAAAATATTTTTTTCGCATTGAAAACTCTTTTCTTTTGTCATAAACAAAACTATATCATCTTTTATAATATAGTCATCCTTAAAATCACTTATATAATAATTATTAATTTTTATAATATTTTTAAATATATCTTCCAAATTTTTTTTTATAAAACTTGCTACAGACGATTTGTTATTCGTTACAATTCCAATGCTTTTCATGAAATTTCTCCTTATAATTTTAAATACGATTATTTATCCACTTGATTCCATTGACATTCTTTATTCCAAGACCAAATTCATCATTCAATGTAATTTTTCTTTCATTAAATATAGCTCCACCATCCACAGGATCTTCACTACAAAGCACTGGTCCATCTAAATCTATTTTAGTTATAACACTTTTAGCAGCTGCCAAGTGAACTGCTGCAGTAACACTTACTTTAGCTTCCAACATACATCCTATCATGCATTGTACTCCATAGATTTCTGCCATAGAACAAATTTTTAAAGCATTATATATTCCTCCCGTTTTCATAAGCTTTATGTTCACTAAGTCAGCTGCTCTAATCTGCATTATTTTTAGAGCATCCTCTGGAGAAAATACACTTTCATCTGCCATTACAGGTATGGACACGTTATCTGTAATAAATTTTAATCCTTCAATATCATGAGCTTTTACAGGCTGCTCTACAAATTCTATTTGAAGCCCTGCATCCTCCATTTTTCTTAAAGTATAAATAGCTTCTTTAGGCTTCCACCCTTGATTGGCATCTATTCTTATTCTAACATCATATCCCACTGTTTCTCTTATAGCCTTCATTCTTTTTATATCCATTGAAGAATCTACCCCAACTTTTATTTTTAAAGTATCATATCCCCTCTTTACTGCTTTTAAACTATCTTCAGCCATTTCTTCAGGACTATTTACACTTATAGTTATATCTGTTTCTATTTCTTTTCTGTATCCTCCAAGAAGCTTGTACAAAGGCGCATTATATCTTTGTCCATATAAATCATGTAAGGCTATATCCACTGCTGCTTTAGCACTAGTATTTTTTACCATACAGTTATTCAAAGTGATCATAATATCTTCAAAATTTTCTATATCCTTGCCTATAAGTAGTTTCTTTATGTGATCTTCTATTGCTCCTATTATAGCTCCTGTTGTATCACCTGTTATTACTCCTGTAGGTGGTGCTTCTCCATATCCTATATTGTCACTATCTGTTACTATTTTTACTATTACATCTTCCACACTATTCACAGTTCTAAGTGCTGTCTTAAAAGGTGTTTTTAATGGAACTGATATTCTTCCTATTTGTATATCTTTAATTTTCATAATTAATTTCTCTCCTTTCTTAATTGTCATTTTGAAAATAATCATATATTTGCTTGGAAGTTTTGCATATTAATTTTCTAGCATATCCATCACTTTTTGCTTCATAAGTAAACATTACAAAAATATAATCTCCCACTTTCTCGCTGTAGACTATGCCCACATCATGCTTTAAACAGTTTAAATCTCCAGTTTTATGAGCAATTTTTAAATCATCTAACATGTCCATTCTCATCATAGAAAAATCAAGCTGATGACTCAAAATATCTATCATAAACTTATCCTCTTTTTCTCCTACTAAATTATTATTATATAGCTTTTCCAAGAATAAAAATATATCATAAGCAGAAGTATAATTATCTTTTCCACCTTTATCACCTTCAAAGTCCATCATCTTTCTGCCTAATATAGTATTTTTAAATCCTGTTTTCTTTATAAAATTGTTTATATTATCTATACCTAAAAAATCTATAAGTACATTAGCTGCAGTATTATCACTTTGAATTATCATAAGAGTAATTAAATCTTTAATGCTGTATTGTTCTACTGAATTTAGAAGAGACACTATACTAAAGGGCACTTTTTTATCATTATCTATTTTTATCATATCATGTAAATTTAACTTTCCCATCTTATTCTCGTTAAAGGCTTCTGCCATTATAAAAAGTTTTATAATAGAGGCAGAAGGGACTACCTCATGAACATTCATATAACAAATTTCTTTGCTTTTTAAATTTTTTACTGCCAGACTATATTTAGATTCTGAGTTTTTTAAACTATTTTTCAATAATTCTTCTAACATAAAATCCCCCTTTATAAAATGACTGTCTCAAAAGCATACCTCACACATACAATTTTGACTTAATATAAGCAAATTACTACACAACTTATAATTTTGAATTACTATAATTATCTATGACAATATAATTATATGTGTACACTTGAAGTTATTAGTTTGGATTTTAACTTTTAGGTAGTGATATATGGTAAGTGTGCCATCACATTAGCTAAATTGTTTTAGTATTATTCTTAGCTCAAGATTTGGAAAGCCTTAGAACTTTAGTCCTGTTTGATGGAACCGAGTTTGACAAAGTTCTTAGGTTTTCCAAATCTTCGAGCTTTAGAATAATTAAAACATTTAACCGTGATGACACACTTACCATATATCACGGACTAAAAGTTAAAATCCAAACTTCCACTGCACCTTTGCTTCGTAATATTTTAAACTGTGAAAGTCAAGTATGATATTTATTATACAGTTTCTAGCATATCAAGTAATTCATCAAATCTCTTTATAGTATCCTCTAAAGGCTTAGGTGTAGTCATATCCACTCCTGCTTTTCTAAGTACATTTATTGGATAATCACTAGATCCGCTCTTTAAAAATCCCTTATAAGCTTCCACAGCAGATTCTCCATTTTTCAATATTGCATTAGCAAAAGAATGTGCTGCTGCATAACCTGTAGCATACTGATATACGTAAAAGTCTGAGTAAAAATGTGGAATTCTTGACCATTCCATATCTATTTCTTCATCCATAACCATATCAAGTCCAAAATATTTTTTATTTAAATTTCTCCAAATTTTACACAAATCTTCTCCTGTAAGCGGAGTTCCACTTTCTATACTTTCATGGGTAATTTTTTCAAACTCAGCAAACATAACCTGCCTAAATACAGTAGTCCTAATTTGCTCTAATTCTTGATTTATGAGGTAAAGTTTCCTTTTTTCAACCTTTTCATTATCAATTAAATAATGCATTAATAAACTTTCATTGGTAGTTGAAGCTACTTCTGCACAGAAAAGAGAGTAATCTGAATATATATAAGGTTGATTTTTTCTTGAATAATAGGAGTGTATAGAATGACCCATTTCATGTGCTAAAGTAGAAACATCTGTAAGCTTATAATCATAATTTAAAAGCACATAAGGCATAGTATCATAATCTCCTGTAGAATAAGCTCCTCCTCTTTTACCTTTGTTTGGATATATATCTACCCAGCCATCCTCTATTCCTTCATCAAATATATCCAAGTATTCTTTTCCTAAAGGCTTTAATCCTTCCTTTACTGTTTTAACTGCTTCATCATATTCTATATGTTCCTGCACAGTGTCTATCAAAGGAACGTATAAATCGTACATATGCATTTCATCAAGTCCTAAAAGCTTCTTTTTAATACTTACATATCTATGCAGTGACTTTAAATTATTATTTATAGTATCAACAGTATTATTGTAAACTTCTATAGGAATATCATTAGGCTTTAATGAACATTCCATAGAACTCTTATACTTTCTAGTCTTTGATATAAACACAAAACTTTTTATATTTGAAGTAAGTGATGCAGCTAAAGTATTTTTATATTTCTTATAGGTGTTAAATAAAGCTTTAAATGCTTCTTCCCTAACCGTTCTATTTTTAGACCTTATAAAGCTTGAATAGTTTACATCAGTAAGTTCAATACTTTCACCTTTTTCATCTTTTATTTTTGGGAATGTCATATCTGCATTAGACAGCATGTTGTAAACTTTCTCTGGAGCATTCAAACAATCCGATACAGAAGCTATAAGTTCTTCTTGTTCTACACTTAAAACATGAGGCTTCTTTTTCAAAATTTCTTCTAATAAAAACTTATACATATTTAGTTCTGGAATATCTCCTATAAATTTATCTATTGTTCCTTCTTTTAAACTCAATATTTCAGGAATGAAAAAAGCTTCCATGCTTTGTATTTCAGCACTATATGCATATATTTTATCTCTTAAAACTTGAAAAGTGGGATTAGCAGTATCCTCATCACTTTTCATATGGGCAAAAATAGCTAGTTTTCCTGCCAATCTTGAAATTTCTTCATCAAGCTTAAAATATTCTAGAAGCTTTTCACCTTTTGATAATCTACCAGCATATTCACTTAATTTTGGTGTCATAGATTTTAACTTTTCAAAATCCTTTTCCCAGCTTTCCACATTTTTATATATTTTCTCTACCTTCCATTTATCTTGTTGTGATATTTCATTTCTTTTTTTTATCTGTGCCATATAAAATTTTGCTCCTTTTCTATAATTTTTAGTACTTAGGAAACTTCATAATTAGTTTTACCATTTTTTACTTTAATTATAGCATTAACAAGCTTTTTACTCTATATTATTACCTTATTCACTTTATAATGGTTTACATCAACTTAAATATAAAAAAGAATAATTAACATGTACAATTTCTTAGAGTATAATAAAAATATTAGTAAACTTTAGTTAATATGATAAAAAGGAGTTTAATTTAAAATGGAGTTTAATTTGAAAGTTAAAAGTCATAATAAATGGATACAATTACTTTTAAAAATGCCTTCTTTATTTTTAGGATTTATACTTTTTTCTATAGCTACATTAGAAACAATATATTCCAATTTAGGAGTAGCACCTTGGGATGTGCTTCATATGGGAATTGTTTATAATACTCACCTTACTCTTGGTGAAATTTCTCAAATTGTTGGACTTATTATAATATTAATTTCATGCTTTCTAGGTATAGTTCCTGGTATAGGAAGTCTTTTTAATATGTACTTTATAGGTATATTTATTGATTTCATTGATAAATTAGGAATTATAAGGACTCCAAATAGTATGCTTCAAAGATTCCTTATGCTTTTATTTGCAATAATTCTTACAGGCTTTGGATCATTTTTCTACTTAAGAGTTGAGCTTGGAGCTGGTCCAAGAGACGGATTAATGGAAGGACTGGTAAAAAAATTAAACAAGCCAATTTGGGTAATAAGAGGATTTATTGAAATATCGGTGCTTATTATAGGATACTTTTTAGGTGGGCCTGTAGGTGTTGGAACACTAATTATGGCATTCCTAGTAGGATTTTCTGTAGACACTGCTTTTAAAATTGGAAAATATGACTCCAAGACTACCAATCATATGGATTTGATTAAAATGTATAAATTTTTTACTACTAATAAAAATTTAACTTAAATTTAATTTAGAATTAGGATAATATTTAAATATTATCCTAATTCTATTAATATCAGTTATAATATAAAATAATAGTTAATCAAAATTATTATAACAAGGAGATGATATTATGAAATTTATGGGATATGCCAAAAACATTTTAGCTGGTCTGTATTTAAGCCTTAAGAGGTTTCCTTTAACAATAATGTTCTCATTTTCTGTTTTCTTAACACTTATAGTAATATCTGAAACTACTCCAAAAGAAAATACTCTGGCTAGAGTTGCTATGGCATTAGCACTAGGAATCCCAATTTCACTTTGCATAAAACTTTCCTTTGAAAAAACAAATGAAAAAAGTATATTTAAGCTCGCTTTAGCCTACTTATGCGGGATTATATTGTTAATTGCTTATTATTTTTTATTTTTAAAAACTATGGATATGGTTCCTGTTACAAGATATATTGGTGTAAGCCTTGTACTATATTTAGCTTTTCTATTCATTCCCTATTTTTTTAAAAAAGAACAATTTGAAATGTATGTTATAACCATATTTACAGGATTTTTCATCACTATAATCTACTCAATTGTATTGTATTTGGGACTTTCTGCAATTCTATTTACAATAGATAAATTGCTTAGTATAAAAATCTTAGGAAAAATTTATTATTATACATGGTTATTTGTAGTCTTTATATTTTCATTATTATACTTTCTTTCAGGAATACCATTTAAACAAGAAGCAATATCCGTAAAATCTTATCCAAAACTTTTAAGAATATTGCTTTTATATATTGTAATGCCTCTTATAGCTGTATATACAATAATATTGTATATATACTTTGGTAAAATAATAATAACAAAACAATGGCCTGTTGGTTTAGTTTCACATTTGGTTTTATGGTATTCAGTTATTGTTACAATAGTTTTATTCTTTATTACCCCTATAAAAAATCACAGTTCCTGGCAAAACAACTTTTTTAAAACCTTTCCTAAAATAATTTTACCTCTTATTGTAATGATGTTTATATCCATAGCTATACGTCTGAATGCCTATGGTGTAACAGAAAGAAGATATTTTGTTCTTATATTAGGTATTTGGTTATTTTTTATAATGCTGTATTTATCATTTATTAAAAAAATTAGAAACATATTAATTCCTTTTACTCTTTCTATAGTAGCTTTAATTTCAGTATTTGGGCCTTTAAGTAGTTACTCTATTTCAAAAATCAGTCAAAACAATAGACTTGAAAAAATTCTTCTAAAAGATAATATGATCAAAAATGGAAAAATTCAAAGTTCCCCTGATATTTCTAAAAAAGATAAATCTGAAATTAGCAGCATACTTGAATATTTTAACAAAAATCATACCCTTGAAGAAGTTAAATATATTCCTAAAGGCTTTAAATTAAAAGATATGAATAATTTATTTGGATTTTCTTTTGTTTCTCAAAATTATAATTCTTACATGGAATACTTTAATTTCATAAGAAATCAATCAGAAAAAACTATTGATATAGCTGGATATGATTATCTCTTTGATATGAGGACTCTCGAAAGTGGCAAAACTGCTTCTGTTTCTCCTTTAAGTGCCTCTTATAACCATGAAACCTCTGTTATAAATATAATTTATAAAGGCAATGATATTTACACTAAAAATTTAAGCTCTTTCACAAAAAATCTCATTGATAAATATGGTATGATTTCAAAAGAAAATACATTATCATCTGATGAAATGACATTAACTGAAGAAAATGAAAAAGTTAAAGTTAAATTTATATTTTTAAATATATCTGGCAACAGAAATGATTCAAGCAATGAAACTAATTCCAAACAAATTAATTTTTATATGCTTGTTAAAATTAAATAAATTAAATAAAATTTATAATATTTTATTTAATTTCAAATTTTTAAATCACTATCTTTTGTACATTTAAATCTGTTAATGGTAGTCATTAACAGATTTTTTATTTTCTTTTTACCCTTTATATTACATTGAACTTTGTAACACATAATATTGCAAATTCATAAATTATAATCATACAGTTTTATAATTTATTATTTTAGGAGGAAAATGAAATGTGCGGAATTGCAGGCTGGGTAAACTTTCAAAAAAATATTTCAAAAGAAACGGAAATTATTAAAAATATGACTCGTACATTAAAAAAAAGAGGACCAGATGATGAAGGCTATTATATATCAACAAATACCCTACTAGGTCACAGAAGACTTGTGGTGGTAGATCCTAGTGGCGGCTCTCAGCCAATGGCTAAAGTCATAAATGGTAATAAATATATAATCGTATATAATGGAGAACTTTACAATACTGAAGATCTTAGAAAAATTCTTTTAAGTGAGGGATATAAGTTTGATTCTTATTCTGACACAGAAGTATTATTAGTTTCTTATATTCACTGGGGTATGGATTGTGTAAAAAAGATAAATGGTATATTTGCATTCGCTATATTAGATGAAGCTAATGAAAGTATTTTCCTTGCAAGAGATCCTTTAGGTGTTAAACCTTTGTTTTATACTGTAAAAGATAATTCTCTAATATTTGGCTCTGAAATTAAAACTCTTCTTGCTCATCCAATGGTAGAACCTATATTAACTAGAGAAGGTTTAACAGAAGTCTTTGCACTAGGACCAGCTCGAGCCTTAGGCAGTGGAGTTTTTAAAGATATACATGAAGTGCCACCAGCTTACTATTTAATGTATGATAAATATGGTCTAAAACTTGAAGAATATTGGAAACTACAGTGTTCTGAGCATAAAGAAGATGAAGAAGCTACAGCTTACCATTTAAGAAGTCTTTTAGTGGATGCTATAACGCGTCAATTGACAGCTGATGTGCCTGTCTGCACTTTTCTCTCAGGTGGTTTAGACTCAAGTGCCATATCCGCCATAGCCTCAAAAGAATTTCAAAAGCAAGGTAATATATTAAACACTTACGCTATAGATTATGAAGATGATGACTTATATTTTGAAGCTAACGAATTTGAACCAACTTCTGATAAAGTATGGGCTCAAAAAACTTCAAAATATATAAAGAGTAATCATCACGTTGTAGTTAATAATAGTGAAGATCTAGCTTCAGCTTTAGTAGATTCAGTGAAAGCTTATGACTTACCTGGAATGGCCGACATCGATTCTTCTCTATATCTCTTCTGTAAAGAAATAAGAAAACATGCTACAGTAGCAGTATCTGGTGAGTGTGCAGATGAAATTTTTGGTGGATATCCTTGGTTCAGAAGACCTGAAGACATTAATGCCAATACTTTTCCTTGGTCCAAGTCTGTAGGTGCTAGAAAGGAAATATTATCTGAAGATTTAAAATCATTAGATTTAGAAGGCTATTTAGATAATCAATATAAAAGTTCTTTGAAGAAAGTTCCTTACTTAGATGGAGAATCAAAGCTAGATCGCCGTATGCGTGAATTATTCTATTTAAACATTAAATGGTTTATGATTACACTTTTAAACAGAAAAGATAGAATGAGCATGTCAAATAGCTTAGAGGTAAGAGTACCATTTGCTGACTATAGATTAGTAGAATATGCATTCAATATACCATCTCATATAAAATTCTATAAAGATCGAGAAAAAGGCATTTTAAGAAAAGCCTTAAAGGGAATTTTACCAGATGATATAATCTATAGAAAAAAGAGTCCTTATCCAAAAACTCATAATCCTATGTATACTAAAATAGTTCAACAATGGATGTCTGATATATTAAAAGATAAATCTTCCCCAATTCTTCCTCTAATAGACAAAAAGGCAATATCAACTTTAATAGAAACTGGCGGTGCATCCTTTAAAGCTCCTTGGTTTGGACAGCTTATGAGAGGGCCTCAGTTATTAGCTTATTTAATACAGGTCAACACCTGGCTTAAAGAATATAAAATTAAGTTAGAACTTTAATTACTAAAATATTAAACTGTACCCTGCAAGATAGACATATAAAAAATTGTACTATCATACAGGGTAATTTTTATTAATAATTAAAGGAAATTCTTTATTATGCTTAAGCTATATTTTTTGGTAAAGCTAAATAAAGTTTTGAAAATATAAAATATTGTCATTGTACCGTAACAGAACTGTAATAATTTTCTTTTATACTAAAAGAAGAATATTTAGTTAGAAAGTTTTAAATAGAAAAATACAAATGGGAGGATTTTAATATGAAAAGAATAAGCAGATTTTTAATAATAGCTATTTGGATAGCTTTAATATATACAATATTTAAATTAAATTTATTGACTGGAAATTTAGATAATTTAAATGAATTCTTTAGCAGCTGTGGCAATTATAAAGCATTAATATTCATTGCCTTATCTTCATTAAGAATAGCAGCATTAATTCCTAGTGCAATATTTATGATTCTAGGAGGAATGCTATTTACTCCTACCCAAGGTTTTGCTTTTACTCTTATTTCAGTTATACTAAGCGGAACTATTGTTTACATAGCTTCAAAAATTTTAGTTAGTTCGGGTATTCAGAATTATCTTGCAAACAAATATCCTAAATTTTATGAATTATTACTTAGAAACAATACCAAAATATTAGCTATAGGTATTTTATGTCCAATAGCTCCTTCAGATGCAGCTTGTTTCTTAGCTAGCTCCACAGGATTA harbors:
- a CDS encoding sigma-54 interaction domain-containing protein translates to MKSIGIVTNNKSSVASFIKKNLEDIFKNIIKINNYYISDFKDDYIIKDDIVLFMTKEKSFQCEKNILNKENIIVIERTLKGSEIYKIFTLPKNTKVLVVNDDRETTLEMASSLHHIGVNDLELIPYEEDKNYEDIKIAVTPDEEKYVPDYINTIINVGNRHIDISTFLKIMNKLNIEDKNVSERLIKYSDNLINLNAGIKENYKELFVKRQELDMVLNISKEGVLLINNEEIIVFCNNAFKNIFNIYEDVKGKKIDSVLDTNIVDAFRCESLKDEILEYRGKKINANKQVVQSLSENIGFCFNLQEVTYIKQLEQNLSKKLRNKGLIAKYNFDYIKTCSIRMKECISLARKIASSDLTALIIGESGTGKELLAQSIHNASPRAKQPFVAINCAALPENLLESELFGYEGGSFTGALKEGKIGLFEQANNGTIFLDEIGDMPLPLQARILRVLQERQVMRIGSQSVIDINVRVISATNRKLMEMVQQGKFREDLFYRLNVLPINIPPLRERKDDIISTMKDFIIRKELKISDEVKNILLNYRWPGNVRELQNVSAYIELMSDGTVNLDNLPFYILNKSMDFEKEFQIINNKCSLNNTVEIIKIIEEKNYLNEGVGRKNIEVILKERYISVTEAEVRRILTILNRLNLVTSSVGRKGSEITVKGKKFIEWVKNRND
- a CDS encoding dipeptide epimerase gives rise to the protein MKIKDIQIGRISVPLKTPFKTALRTVNSVEDVIVKIVTDSDNIGYGEAPPTGVITGDTTGAIIGAIEDHIKKLLIGKDIENFEDIMITLNNCMVKNTSAKAAVDIALHDLYGQRYNAPLYKLLGGYRKEIETDITISVNSPEEMAEDSLKAVKRGYDTLKIKVGVDSSMDIKRMKAIRETVGYDVRIRIDANQGWKPKEAIYTLRKMEDAGLQIEFVEQPVKAHDIEGLKFITDNVSIPVMADESVFSPEDALKIMQIRAADLVNIKLMKTGGIYNALKICSMAEIYGVQCMIGCMLEAKVSVTAAVHLAAAKSVITKIDLDGPVLCSEDPVDGGAIFNERKITLNDEFGLGIKNVNGIKWINNRI
- a CDS encoding serine hydrolase, yielding MLEELLKNSLKNSESKYSLAVKNLKSKEICYMNVHEVVPSASIIKLFIMAEAFNENKMGKLNLHDMIKIDNDKKVPFSIVSLLNSVEQYSIKDLITLMIIQSDNTAANVLIDFLGIDNINNFIKKTGFKNTILGRKMMDFEGDKGGKDNYTSAYDIFLFLEKLYNNNLVGEKEDKFMIDILSHQLDFSMMRMDMLDDLKIAHKTGDLNCLKHDVGIVYSEKVGDYIFVMFTYEAKSDGYARKLICKTSKQIYDYFQNDN
- the pepF gene encoding oligoendopeptidase F, producing MAQIKKRNEISQQDKWKVEKIYKNVESWEKDFEKLKSMTPKLSEYAGRLSKGEKLLEYFKLDEEISRLAGKLAIFAHMKSDEDTANPTFQVLRDKIYAYSAEIQSMEAFFIPEILSLKEGTIDKFIGDIPELNMYKFLLEEILKKKPHVLSVEQEELIASVSDCLNAPEKVYNMLSNADMTFPKIKDEKGESIELTDVNYSSFIRSKNRTVREEAFKALFNTYKKYKNTLAASLTSNIKSFVFISKTRKYKSSMECSLKPNDIPIEVYNNTVDTINNNLKSLHRYVSIKKKLLGLDEMHMYDLYVPLIDTVQEHIEYDEAVKTVKEGLKPLGKEYLDIFDEGIEDGWVDIYPNKGKRGGAYSTGDYDTMPYVLLNYDYKLTDVSTLAHEMGHSIHSYYSRKNQPYIYSDYSLFCAEVASTTNESLLMHYLIDNEKVEKRKLYLINQELEQIRTTVFRQVMFAEFEKITHESIESGTPLTGEDLCKIWRNLNKKYFGLDMVMDEEIDMEWSRIPHFYSDFYVYQYATGYAAAHSFANAILKNGESAVEAYKGFLKSGSSDYPINVLRKAGVDMTTPKPLEDTIKRFDELLDMLETV
- a CDS encoding YczE/YyaS/YitT family protein, with translation MEFNLKVKSHNKWIQLLLKMPSLFLGFILFSIATLETIYSNLGVAPWDVLHMGIVYNTHLTLGEISQIVGLIIILISCFLGIVPGIGSLFNMYFIGIFIDFIDKLGIIRTPNSMLQRFLMLLFAIILTGFGSFFYLRVELGAGPRDGLMEGLVKKLNKPIWVIRGFIEISVLIIGYFLGGPVGVGTLIMAFLVGFSVDTAFKIGKYDSKTTNHMDLIKMYKFFTTNKNLT
- a CDS encoding DUF4153 domain-containing protein — protein: MKFMGYAKNILAGLYLSLKRFPLTIMFSFSVFLTLIVISETTPKENTLARVAMALALGIPISLCIKLSFEKTNEKSIFKLALAYLCGIILLIAYYFLFLKTMDMVPVTRYIGVSLVLYLAFLFIPYFFKKEQFEMYVITIFTGFFITIIYSIVLYLGLSAILFTIDKLLSIKILGKIYYYTWLFVVFIFSLLYFLSGIPFKQEAISVKSYPKLLRILLLYIVMPLIAVYTIILYIYFGKIIITKQWPVGLVSHLVLWYSVIVTIVLFFITPIKNHSSWQNNFFKTFPKIILPLIVMMFISIAIRLNAYGVTERRYFVLILGIWLFFIMLYLSFIKKIRNILIPFTLSIVALISVFGPLSSYSISKISQNNRLEKILLKDNMIKNGKIQSSPDISKKDKSEISSILEYFNKNHTLEEVKYIPKGFKLKDMNNLFGFSFVSQNYNSYMEYFNFIRNQSEKTIDIAGYDYLFDMRTLESGKTASVSPLSASYNHETSVINIIYKGNDIYTKNLSSFTKNLIDKYGMISKENTLSSDEMTLTEENEKVKVKFIFLNISGNRNDSSNETNSKQINFYMLVKIK
- the asnB gene encoding asparagine synthase (glutamine-hydrolyzing), coding for MCGIAGWVNFQKNISKETEIIKNMTRTLKKRGPDDEGYYISTNTLLGHRRLVVVDPSGGSQPMAKVINGNKYIIVYNGELYNTEDLRKILLSEGYKFDSYSDTEVLLVSYIHWGMDCVKKINGIFAFAILDEANESIFLARDPLGVKPLFYTVKDNSLIFGSEIKTLLAHPMVEPILTREGLTEVFALGPARALGSGVFKDIHEVPPAYYLMYDKYGLKLEEYWKLQCSEHKEDEEATAYHLRSLLVDAITRQLTADVPVCTFLSGGLDSSAISAIASKEFQKQGNILNTYAIDYEDDDLYFEANEFEPTSDKVWAQKTSKYIKSNHHVVVNNSEDLASALVDSVKAYDLPGMADIDSSLYLFCKEIRKHATVAVSGECADEIFGGYPWFRRPEDINANTFPWSKSVGARKEILSEDLKSLDLEGYLDNQYKSSLKKVPYLDGESKLDRRMRELFYLNIKWFMITLLNRKDRMSMSNSLEVRVPFADYRLVEYAFNIPSHIKFYKDREKGILRKALKGILPDDIIYRKKSPYPKTHNPMYTKIVQQWMSDILKDKSSPILPLIDKKAISTLIETGGASFKAPWFGQLMRGPQLLAYLIQVNTWLKEYKIKLEL
- a CDS encoding TVP38/TMEM64 family protein, producing the protein MKRISRFLIIAIWIALIYTIFKLNLLTGNLDNLNEFFSSCGNYKALIFIALSSLRIAALIPSAIFMILGGMLFTPTQGFAFTLISVILSGTIVYIASKILVSSGIQNYLANKYPKFYELLLRNNTKILAIGILCPIAPSDAACFLASSTGLNYRKFILTIITANIPMMILYSFLGDSIISSANNTIIISTIIVLISMYSIYLWNKEQRNEKLV